The following nucleotide sequence is from Sphingomonas swuensis.
GCGAAGATGACGTCGTGATCGCCGACCACGGTCCCGCCGCGCAGGGCCGCAAAGCCGATCGCGCCTTCCTCCCTTTGCAGGTTGCGGCCGCTCCGAGCTTCCTCGCGCTCGAGTGCATGTCCGCGCCCCTGCGCGGCGGCGTCGCCAAGCAGCAAGGCTGTCCCCGATGGCGCATCGCGCTTCAGCCGGTGATGCATTTCCAGCACTTCGATGTCCCACTCCGATCCCAGCACCCGGGCTGCCCGTTCGACGAGTTCAGACAGGAGCGCTACTCCGAGCGAGGTGTTGGCAGCGCGCAATACCGCCACATGCCGGCCTGCCTCGGCGATCCGCCGATCCGCGAAGTCGTCGAGGCCGGTCGTCCCGATGAGGATCGGCGTTCCGCTGCGGGTCGCCCGGTCGAGCGACGTGGAAAGGGCCTCCGGAACCGAGAAGTCGACGATAACGTCGCCACGATCCGGATCGAACTGGATGTCGCCCGCCTCCTCGGCGGCGAGGGCGATCGCCCGGCCCATCCGACCGTTCGGAGCGATCAGGGTGAGGCGTAGGGGCTGCTGGTCGGTCCGCATCGCCCCGTCTTGGCGTTCCGGCTCGTCCGAGGCAATGGCTCAGCCCTGGGCGAGCGGCACGAAGCGGCTGACCACTTCCTTGGCAAGGCGGGCCGGACGCATCGAGGTCGCGTCGAGGCAGCACCAGGTGCTTTTCACCTCCGCAAGGACATCCTCGCCCCGGCGGATTACCGTCGTGAACAGCGCCTTGGCGCCCAGCACCCGCTCGGCGATGACGTCGGCGACCACCACGTCCTCGAGGAAGGTCGGACGCCGGAATTCGATCTCATGCTTGAGCGCGACCCACAGGTGCCGCGCCACCGCGTCGGACGGGGCCACTTTCTCCCAGTAACGGACGACCGCTTCCTGCACCCACTTGAGGTACACGCTGTTGTTCACGTGCCCCATATGGTCGATGTCGGCTGGCTCGATTCCGATGCTGTGGCGGTACATGCATCCTTTATCGTGCGGCAATGCTTAACTGACAATGGTGTAAACAGCGGCTTTGGAGATGATTGCGACGAACGTGCGGAAAGATGCGGCTATTGTCGTCCTGACCGGGGCTGGCATCTCCGCCGACAGCGGGGTCGCGACCTTCCGCGGTCCTGACGGCTTATGGGAAGGCCACCGAGTCGAGGATGTCGCGACTCCCGAGGCGTTCGCCAGCGACCCCGTCCTCGTACACCATTTCTACGACCAGCGGCGGGCACGGCTTCTGGAGGTGGCACCCAATGCCGCCCACTTCGCGCTCGCCCGGCTCGAGCATCAATGGGCCGGTTCGGTGCTCGTCGTCACCCAGAATGTCGACGACCTGCACGAGCGGAGCGGCTCGGCGGCCCTCGTCCACATGCACGGCGCGCTGAACAGCGGCTGGTGCCTCGCCTGCAACGCGCGCTTCGCCTGGTCCGGAGCGATGGGGGAGGGCGCCCGCTGCCCGCGCTGCGGCACGGTCGGCAAGGTCCGTCCCGACATCGTCTGGTTCGGCGAGATGCCTTACGAAATGGAGCGGATCGACGAGGCGGTGCGGGCCTGCGACCTGTTCGTCTCGATCGGCACGTCGGGCGCGGTCTACCCCGCTGCAGGCCTCGTCCAGACCGCCCGCTACGTCGGTGCCCACTGCGTCGAGCTCAATCTCGACCCAAGCCAGGGAAGCATCTTCTTCCACGAGACCCGCCTAGGCCGCGCCGCCGAGATCGTGCCCGCCTTCGTCGACGAACTGCTCGCGGGCTAGTTCGACCACTCCAGCCCGATGTCCTGGTACAGGCTGCGGTCCTCGCTCCAGCGCGGCGCCACCTTCACGTGCAGGAACAGGTGCACCTTGCGCCCGAGATGCTCGCCGATCGCCTCGCGCGCCCGGGCACCGATCTCCTTCAGCCGGCTCCCGCCCTTGCCGAGGACGATCGCCTTCTGGCTGTCGCGCTCGATCAATATCTGTTGGTGGATGACCGTCGAACCGTCCTTGCGCTCTTCCCACTTCTCCGTCTCGACCGCCGAGGAATAGGGCAGTTCGGCGTGGAGCTGGAGATAAAGCTGCTCGCGGGTCAACTCGGCCGCGACCATCCGGTCGGTGGCGTCGCTGAGCTGGTCCTCGGGATAATGCCACGGCCCGTCCGGCATCACCCCAGCAAGGTGCCGCTTCAAGTCCGCCACCCCGTCGCCGCTGGTCGCGGCGACCATGAACACCTGCTCGGGGCTGAGCCGTGCCGACAGCTCGGTCGCGAGCTTCAGGAGGTCGCCCTTGTTGGCGATGTCGACCTTGTTGAGCACCAATATTCGCGGCTCGGGGCGATTCTCGACACCCTCCAGCACCATCTCCGCCCGAGCGCCGAGCTTGGCGGCGGCATCGACCACCAGCAGCACCCGGTCGGCCGACTCGGCGCCCTCCCAGGCTGCCTTGACCATCGCCCGGTCGAGCCGCCGGCGCGGCGCGAAGATGCCGGGAGTGTCGACCAGCAGGATCTGCGACCGATCCTCGATCGCGATCCCCATCAGACGCGCGCGGGTCGTCTGCGCCTTGGGGCTGACGATCGCCACCTTCTGCCCGACCAGCGCATTGACGAGGGTCGACTTGCCCGCGTTCGGCGCGCCGAGCACCGCCACCAGTCCGCAACGGTCGCTCACTTCAACTTCTCCAGCATCGCCGCCGCGGCGGCCGTTTCGGCTTCCTGCTTGCTCGATCCGACGCCTTCCGCCTCGCCGAGACTTCCGAGGCTCACCTTGACGGTGAATTTCGGCGCATGGCTCGGTCCGCTTGTGTGCACCACCTCATAGGCGGGCGAACGTCGCTTGCGCGCTTCGGCCAGTTCGTGGAGCAGCGACTTGGGATGGCGCGGCGCTTCGCCGCCGAGCACCGCAAGGTGCGGCTCCCAATGCACCCGGATGAACTGACGCGCCTTTTCCAGCCCGCCATCGAGGTAGAGAGCCGCGATCAGCGCCTCGACCACGTCGCCGACCACATTCTCGCTCCGCGCCGCACCGTCCTCGCGGGCCTGGCGGCCTAGGCGCATCGTCGCCGGGACCCCGATCGCTTGGCCGACCTCGGCGCAGGTCGCGCGCGACACGAGGCTGGTCAGCCGGTGCGACAGCTGTCCTTCGGGATCTCGCGGAAAACGCTCTTCCAGCCATTCGGCGATGACCAGGCCGAGCACCCGGTCGCCAAGGAATTCGAGCCGCTGATAATGCTGCTTGCCGTGGCTCGGGTGGGTCAGTGCCCGCTCGAACAGGCTCAACTCCTTGGGCGCATGCCCCAGCCGCTCGGCGACGAACGCCTTCACATTGGCCCCGCTCAATGCCTGTCTCCGATGCGCTCGCCGCGCGCCGCGCTGAACCAGGTCCAGGGCCACAGTCCGGCGCTCCCGTCGGTCGACCAGAAGGTCGTCATCGCCCGACCGACCACCGCCTCGAGCGGGACGAACCCCATTCCGCCGATCGCCGGCGCGATCCGGCTGTCGGCACTGTCGTCGCGATTGTCGCCCATCATGAAGAGGTTGCCGGCAGGCACCGTGACCGGACCGAACTCGTCGACGATCGGGTTTTGGGTCTGGTCGAGAACCACATAGCTCTTTCCGCCCGGAAGCGTCTCACGCCAGGCATCGTAGAGGCACCGGCCGTCCACTTCCTTCGGCACGACCGCGCGGCAGGGAGAGTTGGGGCTGATCGTGACCGCCTGATCGGCCAAGCGGGCGCGCGGCACGGGCGTGCCGTTCAGCACCAGCGCGCCGCCACGGGTGGCGATCGTGTCGCCCGGAAGGCCGATGACCCGCTTGATCACGTCCTGCCCCTCGGGGCCGCGGAACACCACCACGTCGCCGCGCTCGGGCAGGCTTGCAAACAGCCGGCCGCTGATCGGCGGAAAGCCGAACAGGAAGCTCGCCCGGCTGTAGCCGTAGGGCCATTTGGCCACGAGCAGATAGTCGCCGATGTAGAGGCCGGGGAGCATCGATCCCGAGGGAATGCTGAATGGCGCGATGATCAGGCTTCGAAGCACCCAGGCGAACAGCAGCAGCCCGAGCAGCAATCGCCACAGGCTGCCTTCTTTCTTCTTCTTGTCGCTTGCGTCGCTCATCGGGGTCAGGCCTTGCCGCTCGGCAGTGCGATCGGTCAACCCGGCAGGGTGGTAATCGGGTGGCCGCTCGCTATGTCCCGCCCATGTCCTCACCATCCTTTCTCGCCGATTTCCGCCGCGAGCCGCTGGCCGACCTCTTCGCAGCTGATCCCGCGCGGGCCGAGCACCTCGCCTTCGATCTTGCCGACATCCGCTTCGACTTCGCCAAGACCCACCTGACCCCCGAGCTGCTCGGCAGGGTCGATGCCACGCCTTACTCCGAGGCGCTGTCCCGCCTGCTCGCGGGCGAGGTGGTTAACCCCACCGAGGGCCGCGCCGCCGAGCATCTTGCCGAGCGGGGGACGGGCTCGGCCGACAGCGTGGCGCTTGCCCGCTCGCGTCATGCCCGGATGCGCGCGCTCGTCGACGCGATCGAAGTGGGAGCCTTCGGCGACATCACCGGCATCCTCCACATCGGCATCGGCGGCTCGGCACTCGGCCCGGCACTGCTGGTCGACGCGCTTGGCCGCACCGAGCGGCAGTATAAGGTCGAGATCCTGTCGAACATCGACGGGCAGGCGGTCGACGAGGCGTTTGCCCGGCTCGATCCCGCGACCACGCTCGTCGCCATCGCCTCCAAGACCTTCACCACGGCGGAGACTCTCCGCAACGCCGACGCCGCGCTTGGCTGGCTCGAGGAGGCCGGGGTCGAGGATCCCTACGGACGGCTGATCGCAATCACCGCCGCGCCCGAGCGCGCGGTCGCCTTCGGGATCGACGAAACCCGGGTCCTTCCCTTCGCCGAGTCGGTCGGCGGCCGCTACTCGTTGTGGTCGGCAATCGGCTTTCCGGCTGCCCTTGCGCTTGGCGTCGAAGCCTTCGACCAACTGCTCGAGGGCGCCGCTCTGGTCGACGCGCATGTCGCCGAGGCCGCGCCGCAAGCGAACGTGCCGCTGATCGCGGCCGTCTCCGATATCCTCTACGCGCGCGGCCTCGGTGCCGAGACCCGCGCCATCTTCGCCTATGACGAGCGACTTCGGCTGCTTCCCTCCTACCTCCAGCAGCTGGTGATGGAATCGAACGGCAAGTCGGCGACCCTTGCCGGCCAGCCGGTCGATGGCCCGACCTCGGCCATCCTGTGGGGCGGCACTGGCACCGACGCGCAGCACGCGGTCTTCCAGCTGCTCCACCAGGGCACCCACCTCTTGCCCGTCGAATTCGTCGCCGTCTCCGCGCAATCCGATGAGCAGGATCCGGACCACCACCGCGAACTTCTGCTCAACTGCTTCGCCCAGGGCGCGGCGCTGATGACCGGGCGCTCCTCGGACGATCCGCACCGCAGCTATGCCGGCGACCGGCCCTCGACCACCATCCTCCTCGACGATCTCGATCCGCTGACTTTGGGCGCGCTCATCGCCTTCTACGAGCACCGCACCTTTGCCGAGGCGGCCTTGCTGGGGATCAATCCCTTCGACCAGTTCGGGGTCGAGCTCGGCAAGGAAATGGCCCGCGCCATCGACGATCCCGAGACCCGGAGCCGCTTCGATCCCTCCACCCGCGCACTCATCGAAAGGGCCGGCTTGTGACCGACACGTTCGACTTTGACCTGTTCGTCGTCGGAGCCGGTTCGGGCGGGGTTCGTGCCGCGCGCATCGCCGCCGGCCATGGTGCCCGGGTCGCGATCGCCGAGGAACATCGCGTCGGCGGGACCTGCGTCATTCGCGGCTGTGTCCCCAAGAAGCTGCTCGTCTACGGCTCGCACTTCGCCGAGGACCTCGACGATGCCGCCATGTTCGGCTGGGACGTCCCGCAGAAGCGCTTCGACTGGCCGGTGCTACGCGACAATGTGCTGGCCGAGGTCAGCCGGATCGAGGGCGCCTATGGCGAGACGCTGTCGAACCACAAGGTGACCATCCTCAAGACCCGCGCGGTGCTGACGGGCCCCAATTCACTCCGGCTGGACGATGGCCGCACTGTCACCGCGGGCAAGATCCTGCTCGCTCCCGGCGCGCGTCCGGTGCTGCCCGAGATCCCGGGCGTCGAGCATGCGATCACCTCGAACGAGGTCTTCCATCTCGAGCAGATGCCCAGACGGATCGTGATCGTCGGCGGCGGCTACATCGCCAATGAATTCGCCGGCATCTTCCACCAGTTCGGTGCGCATGTGACGATCGTCAATCGCTCCGACACGATCCTGCGCGGCTATGACGAGCAGATCGTCGACCGGCTGGTCAAGATCAGCCTCGCCAAGGGCATCGACTTCCGCTTCAACGCGGGCTTCTCGGCGATTGAGAAGCAGGAGGACGGAAGCCTGCTCTGCCGGATGAAAGGATGCGACGACATCGAGGCCGACGAGGTGCTGTTCGCGATCGGCCGTCAGCCCAACACCGAAGGCCTTGGCCTCGAGGAACTCGGCGTCGCGCTGAGCGATCGCGGCGCGGTCAAGGTCGACGACCAGTATCGCTCGTCGGTGCCCTCAGTCTTCGCGGTCGGCGATGTCACCGACCGGATCCAGCTGACCCCCGTCGCCATCCGCGAGGGCCATGCCTTCGCCGACACCCAGTTCGGCGGCAAGCCCTGCGTCGTCGACT
It contains:
- the dapB gene encoding 4-hydroxy-tetrahydrodipicolinate reductase gives rise to the protein MRTDQQPLRLTLIAPNGRMGRAIALAAEEAGDIQFDPDRGDVIVDFSVPEALSTSLDRATRSGTPILIGTTGLDDFADRRIAEAGRHVAVLRAANTSLGVALLSELVERAARVLGSEWDIEVLEMHHRLKRDAPSGTALLLGDAAAQGRGHALEREEARSGRNLQREEGAIGFAALRGGTVVGDHDVIFAGRQERLVLSHRAEDRMLFARGALAAARFLRGRDAGLYSMRDVVEAM
- a CDS encoding thioesterase family protein; the encoded protein is MYRHSIGIEPADIDHMGHVNNSVYLKWVQEAVVRYWEKVAPSDAVARHLWVALKHEIEFRRPTFLEDVVVADVIAERVLGAKALFTTVIRRGEDVLAEVKSTWCCLDATSMRPARLAKEVVSRFVPLAQG
- a CDS encoding NAD-dependent deacylase; amino-acid sequence: MIATNVRKDAAIVVLTGAGISADSGVATFRGPDGLWEGHRVEDVATPEAFASDPVLVHHFYDQRRARLLEVAPNAAHFALARLEHQWAGSVLVVTQNVDDLHERSGSAALVHMHGALNSGWCLACNARFAWSGAMGEGARCPRCGTVGKVRPDIVWFGEMPYEMERIDEAVRACDLFVSIGTSGAVYPAAGLVQTARYVGAHCVELNLDPSQGSIFFHETRLGRAAEIVPAFVDELLAG
- the era gene encoding GTPase Era → MSDRCGLVAVLGAPNAGKSTLVNALVGQKVAIVSPKAQTTRARLMGIAIEDRSQILLVDTPGIFAPRRRLDRAMVKAAWEGAESADRVLLVVDAAAKLGARAEMVLEGVENRPEPRILVLNKVDIANKGDLLKLATELSARLSPEQVFMVAATSGDGVADLKRHLAGVMPDGPWHYPEDQLSDATDRMVAAELTREQLYLQLHAELPYSSAVETEKWEERKDGSTVIHQQILIERDSQKAIVLGKGGSRLKEIGARAREAIGEHLGRKVHLFLHVKVAPRWSEDRSLYQDIGLEWSN
- the rnc gene encoding ribonuclease III, which encodes MSGANVKAFVAERLGHAPKELSLFERALTHPSHGKQHYQRLEFLGDRVLGLVIAEWLEERFPRDPEGQLSHRLTSLVSRATCAEVGQAIGVPATMRLGRQAREDGAARSENVVGDVVEALIAALYLDGGLEKARQFIRVHWEPHLAVLGGEAPRHPKSLLHELAEARKRRSPAYEVVHTSGPSHAPKFTVKVSLGSLGEAEGVGSSKQEAETAAAAAMLEKLK
- the lepB gene encoding signal peptidase I, with the protein product MSDASDKKKKEGSLWRLLLGLLLFAWVLRSLIIAPFSIPSGSMLPGLYIGDYLLVAKWPYGYSRASFLFGFPPISGRLFASLPERGDVVVFRGPEGQDVIKRVIGLPGDTIATRGGALVLNGTPVPRARLADQAVTISPNSPCRAVVPKEVDGRCLYDAWRETLPGGKSYVVLDQTQNPIVDEFGPVTVPAGNLFMMGDNRDDSADSRIAPAIGGMGFVPLEAVVGRAMTTFWSTDGSAGLWPWTWFSAARGERIGDRH
- the pgi gene encoding glucose-6-phosphate isomerase; amino-acid sequence: MSSPSFLADFRREPLADLFAADPARAEHLAFDLADIRFDFAKTHLTPELLGRVDATPYSEALSRLLAGEVVNPTEGRAAEHLAERGTGSADSVALARSRHARMRALVDAIEVGAFGDITGILHIGIGGSALGPALLVDALGRTERQYKVEILSNIDGQAVDEAFARLDPATTLVAIASKTFTTAETLRNADAALGWLEEAGVEDPYGRLIAITAAPERAVAFGIDETRVLPFAESVGGRYSLWSAIGFPAALALGVEAFDQLLEGAALVDAHVAEAAPQANVPLIAAVSDILYARGLGAETRAIFAYDERLRLLPSYLQQLVMESNGKSATLAGQPVDGPTSAILWGGTGTDAQHAVFQLLHQGTHLLPVEFVAVSAQSDEQDPDHHRELLLNCFAQGAALMTGRSSDDPHRSYAGDRPSTTILLDDLDPLTLGALIAFYEHRTFAEAALLGINPFDQFGVELGKEMARAIDDPETRSRFDPSTRALIERAGL
- the gorA gene encoding glutathione-disulfide reductase — encoded protein: MTDTFDFDLFVVGAGSGGVRAARIAAGHGARVAIAEEHRVGGTCVIRGCVPKKLLVYGSHFAEDLDDAAMFGWDVPQKRFDWPVLRDNVLAEVSRIEGAYGETLSNHKVTILKTRAVLTGPNSLRLDDGRTVTAGKILLAPGARPVLPEIPGVEHAITSNEVFHLEQMPRRIVIVGGGYIANEFAGIFHQFGAHVTIVNRSDTILRGYDEQIVDRLVKISLAKGIDFRFNAGFSAIEKQEDGSLLCRMKGCDDIEADEVLFAIGRQPNTEGLGLEELGVALSDRGAVKVDDQYRSSVPSVFAVGDVTDRIQLTPVAIREGHAFADTQFGGKPCVVDYHAIPSAVFSHPPIGAVGLTEGEAKNQLGVIRTYTSDFRPMKNVLAGRNERALYKMIVDEGSDKVVGLHMIGPDAPEILQAAAIAVKAGLTKADFDSTLALHPSMAEELVLMR